The following proteins are encoded in a genomic region of Desulfosporosinus youngiae DSM 17734:
- a CDS encoding DUF2304 domain-containing protein, with protein MSRVQIVVLLTSLLVTGFIVEKVRRRRLAVEYSLIWIVAGLGMISLSLWKDGIEYIADLMGIYYAPSAIFVIFGVLVFVLCVHFSLEISKLSSNNRVLVQRIALLEDDLKRLEENSAGEEPKERNPFS; from the coding sequence ATGTCACGGGTTCAAATAGTTGTTTTATTAACGAGCCTGCTTGTAACGGGCTTTATCGTTGAGAAAGTTCGCCGCCGGCGTCTGGCGGTTGAATACTCTCTGATTTGGATTGTTGCAGGACTGGGTATGATCAGCTTATCCCTCTGGAAAGATGGGATTGAGTATATAGCAGACTTAATGGGAATCTATTATGCCCCATCTGCGATCTTCGTGATTTTTGGAGTTCTGGTGTTTGTCCTGTGTGTTCATTTTTCACTGGAGATATCCAAATTAAGTTCGAATAACCGGGTCTTGGTCCAACGGATCGCGCTGCTCGAGGATGACTTGAAACGATTGGAAGAAAACTCCGCCGGTGAAGAACCTAAAGAGAGGAACCCCTTTTCATGA